In Pseudobacter ginsenosidimutans, the following are encoded in one genomic region:
- a CDS encoding S9 family peptidase, with protein sequence MKNVTWVLLFLLQVPVLFAQEPVKVTDMLKIKSISSVNLSYDGSKAVYSVTGIEPDGESKTDYKYVSQLWMVGTDGSSQPKQLTSKENAGQAAWSPDGKSIAFVRAADGKPQIFLLRLDGGEAIQLTKHKNGASSPKWSPDGKQILFAAGITIKDLLKDTILNPGKIVPEYTLERPGFDNNNWLKNSSKADPDGNIEEVRAWLDNNITDKKATLLNKLNFQDEANINGGQGFTHYWLVSATPGATPAPVTKGFARLAIADFTPDGSKFILTGNTDISQSPERILENEIYIMGTDGNRFRKVLGEKGKSFFAPKLSPSGKLLAFAYGTTSFVNVQALGIMPIDGNEKDIITIPFDRTKGGFTWSNDEKYLYFTAQSNGGAPIYRVDLKTRKVEQLTDYEGGVGSFDLVNNKLVYSRTDITSPFELYLADGSAKNAKRITSLNTDWISKKRISLPEKKTFVNDKGLTVEYWVMKPANYEPGKKYPLVLEIHGGPSAMWGPGEASMWHEYQFFCSKGYGVVYSNPRGSGGYGQEFLRANIEDWGKGPTSDVLTALDKTVAEGWADTSKLVVTGGSYAGYLVAWIISHDQRFKAACSQRGVYELNTFFGEGNAWRLVPNYFGGYPWEPKAREILNRESPFNYVENIRTPYIIFHGDNDRRTGFVQSEMMYRALKVLGRPVEYVRHPGGTHELTRSGDNRQRMDQMLRTWEFFERYIR encoded by the coding sequence ATGAAAAATGTCACATGGGTCCTCCTGTTTCTGTTGCAGGTGCCGGTTCTGTTTGCCCAGGAGCCTGTAAAAGTTACAGACATGCTGAAGATCAAAAGCATCAGCAGTGTAAACCTCTCCTATGACGGCAGCAAGGCCGTTTACAGCGTTACCGGCATCGAGCCTGATGGCGAAAGCAAAACCGATTACAAATATGTTTCTCAACTCTGGATGGTGGGTACCGATGGCAGTTCACAGCCAAAGCAACTCACCAGCAAAGAGAATGCAGGACAAGCCGCCTGGAGCCCCGATGGCAAAAGCATTGCCTTCGTTCGCGCAGCAGATGGTAAACCGCAGATTTTTTTGCTACGTCTCGATGGCGGCGAAGCCATTCAACTCACCAAACACAAGAACGGCGCATCTTCTCCCAAATGGAGCCCCGATGGAAAACAGATCCTCTTTGCTGCCGGTATCACCATCAAAGATCTACTCAAAGACACCATCCTCAATCCTGGTAAGATAGTTCCGGAATACACACTCGAAAGACCCGGATTCGATAACAACAACTGGCTGAAGAATTCATCCAAAGCAGATCCTGATGGGAATATCGAAGAAGTAAGAGCCTGGCTGGATAATAATATCACAGATAAGAAAGCCACACTACTCAATAAACTGAATTTCCAGGATGAAGCCAATATCAACGGTGGACAAGGCTTCACACATTACTGGCTGGTAAGCGCAACGCCCGGTGCCACACCTGCTCCCGTTACCAAAGGCTTTGCCAGACTGGCAATTGCGGATTTCACGCCCGATGGCTCCAAATTCATTCTGACCGGTAACACAGATATCAGCCAGAGCCCTGAACGCATCCTTGAAAATGAGATCTACATCATGGGAACTGATGGCAACAGGTTCAGAAAAGTGCTGGGAGAAAAAGGAAAATCCTTCTTCGCTCCCAAACTCTCTCCCTCAGGAAAACTGCTGGCCTTCGCTTACGGCACTACTTCTTTCGTGAATGTACAAGCGCTGGGCATTATGCCGATCGATGGCAATGAAAAAGATATCATCACCATTCCGTTCGACAGAACAAAAGGCGGCTTCACCTGGAGCAACGATGAAAAGTATCTCTACTTCACGGCTCAAAGCAACGGCGGCGCGCCCATCTACCGTGTTGATCTGAAAACGAGAAAAGTGGAACAGCTCACCGATTATGAAGGAGGTGTTGGCAGTTTCGATCTCGTGAACAATAAACTGGTGTACTCCAGAACCGATATTACCAGTCCATTCGAACTGTATCTCGCCGATGGTAGCGCAAAGAATGCAAAGCGCATCACATCACTCAATACTGATTGGATCAGTAAGAAACGTATATCCTTACCCGAAAAGAAAACTTTTGTGAACGATAAGGGTCTTACTGTAGAATACTGGGTGATGAAGCCCGCCAACTATGAGCCCGGCAAGAAATATCCCCTTGTACTGGAGATCCACGGGGGCCCTTCCGCCATGTGGGGACCAGGAGAAGCCAGCATGTGGCATGAATACCAGTTCTTCTGCAGCAAAGGCTATGGTGTTGTGTACAGCAACCCCAGGGGCAGCGGTGGATACGGACAGGAATTCCTTCGCGCCAATATAGAAGACTGGGGCAAGGGGCCTACCAGTGATGTACTCACTGCGCTGGATAAAACCGTTGCAGAAGGCTGGGCCGACACTTCCAAACTGGTAGTGACCGGAGGTTCCTATGCAGGCTACCTGGTGGCATGGATCATTTCTCATGATCAGCGATTCAAAGCTGCCTGCTCACAGCGAGGCGTATACGAACTCAATACCTTCTTTGGCGAAGGCAATGCCTGGAGACTGGTGCCTAACTATTTCGGTGGTTATCCCTGGGAGCCAAAAGCAAGAGAGATCCTCAACAGAGAATCTCCCTTCAATTATGTTGAAAATATCAGAACACCGTATATCATATTTCACGGAGACAATGACCGCAGAACAGGTTTTGTGCAAAGCGAAATGATGTATCGTGCACTGAAAGTGCTGGGCCGTCCGGTGGAATACGTTCGTCATCCCGGAGGAACTCACGAGCTCACACGCAGTGGCGATAACCGTCAGCGTATGGACCAGATGTTACGCACCTGGGAATTCTTCGAGCGTTATATCAGGTAG
- a CDS encoding TCR/Tet family MFS transporter gives MRSTGKAALGFIFVTILIDVIGFGIIIPVMPKLIMELAHVDISTASTIGGWMVTAYAAMQFLFSPLLGNLSDRYGRRPILLISLFGFGIDYIFLAFAPTLGWLFLGRIIAGITGASFTTATAYIADISEPEKRAQNFGIVGAAFGMGFIIGPVIGGLLGGFGTRVPFLVGAGLTLLNWLYGFFILPESLKKENRRKFEWKRANPVGSLMHLKKYPALIGLVTSLVIVYIASHAVQSVWSFYGIEKFNWHESEIGISLGIVGLTVGLVQGVLIRKTIPLFGQEKSIYIGLILYAVGMVLFGLATEGWMMYVFTVIYCLGGIGGPALQGTISNHVPANEQGELQGALTSLISVTAMIGPPLMTGLFSYFTHKSAPVQLPGAPFYLGAFLLLLSAWLAYRALYKEKHPVAPQQTT, from the coding sequence ATGAGATCAACGGGGAAAGCGGCTTTAGGATTCATCTTCGTAACCATTTTAATTGATGTGATCGGATTTGGGATCATCATCCCGGTAATGCCAAAACTGATCATGGAACTGGCGCATGTAGACATCAGTACTGCTTCCACTATCGGTGGCTGGATGGTGACTGCTTATGCCGCCATGCAATTCCTTTTCTCTCCATTGTTAGGTAATCTTAGCGACAGGTATGGCAGAAGACCTATCCTGCTTATTTCTTTATTTGGATTTGGTATCGATTATATATTTCTCGCATTTGCGCCAACGTTAGGCTGGCTTTTCCTGGGCCGCATCATTGCAGGCATCACAGGCGCCAGCTTCACAACGGCCACAGCCTATATTGCAGATATCAGTGAACCTGAAAAGCGTGCACAGAACTTCGGCATTGTAGGCGCTGCTTTTGGAATGGGCTTTATCATCGGACCTGTGATCGGCGGATTGCTGGGCGGATTCGGTACCCGTGTTCCATTCCTGGTAGGTGCTGGTCTTACATTATTGAACTGGCTCTATGGTTTCTTCATTCTTCCTGAATCTCTCAAGAAAGAGAACAGGCGCAAGTTTGAATGGAAGCGCGCCAATCCGGTAGGCTCATTGATGCACCTGAAAAAATATCCGGCATTGATCGGACTGGTTACTTCACTGGTGATCGTATACATTGCATCGCACGCAGTTCAAAGTGTATGGAGTTTTTATGGTATCGAGAAATTCAACTGGCATGAAAGCGAGATCGGTATTTCGCTGGGCATCGTGGGACTGACCGTTGGCCTGGTGCAGGGCGTGCTGATCCGCAAAACGATCCCGCTGTTCGGGCAGGAAAAAAGTATTTACATCGGGCTGATCCTTTATGCAGTGGGCATGGTGCTGTTCGGGCTGGCAACAGAAGGCTGGATGATGTATGTGTTCACGGTTATCTATTGTCTTGGTGGTATCGGCGGTCCTGCTCTTCAGGGCACCATCTCCAATCATGTGCCTGCAAACGAACAGGGCGAACTGCAGGGTGCATTAACAAGCCTGATCAGTGTAACGGCGATGATCGGCCCTCCGCTGATGACAGGATTGTTCAGCTACTTTACACATAAAAGCGCACCGGTACAATTACCCGGCGCGCCTTTCTATCTGGGTGCATTCTTATTATTGCTGAGTGCGTGGCTCGCTTACAGGGCGCTCTACAAAGAGAAGCATCCGGTTGCGCCGCAGCAGACTACCTGA
- a CDS encoding RNA recognition motif domain-containing protein, producing MNIYVSNLSYNVTDEDLNDFFADYGEVTSAKVITDKFTNKSRGFGFVEMPDNEAAQKAITELDGGIVEGRAIKVTEARPREERSGNGGGGGQKRSFAPRNNNYNNRY from the coding sequence ATGAACATTTATGTTTCGAATTTGAGCTACAACGTTACGGATGAAGATCTGAACGACTTTTTTGCAGACTATGGCGAAGTAACTTCTGCCAAAGTTATCACTGACAAATTCACCAACAAAAGCCGTGGCTTTGGTTTCGTGGAAATGCCCGATAACGAAGCTGCTCAAAAGGCGATCACTGAGTTGGATGGTGGCATTGTAGAAGGAAGAGCTATCAAAGTTACTGAAGCACGTCCTCGCGAAGAGCGTAGCGGCAACGGTGGCGGCGGCGGTCAAAAACGCTCTTTCGCTCCCCGCAATAATAACTATAACAACCGTTATTAA
- the gndA gene encoding NADP-dependent phosphogluconate dehydrogenase produces MAAQQFDFGMIGLGVMGRNLLLNMADHGFKVIGFDKDEQKTTAFEKAATTGTTVKGVSNLKAMTDGLSLPRRIMMLVPAGKPVDDVIESLLPLVQPGDIIIDGGNSHYTDTLRRVQYLAEKGIHFMGVGVSGGEQGARTGPSIMPGGDQEAYPHVQPMLEAISAKFKGEPCVAHLGKGAAGHYVKMVHNGIEYAIMQLICEAYDLLHRGAGLSNDELHQTFDAWNKGELQSFLIEITAAIFKQKDDKTNNYLVDMILDKAGAKGTGKWTSQDAMDIGVPIPTIDMAVTMRNISALKSERTNSAALFAHSITPVTTDKATFVQQVHDALFFGILISYTQGLAMLHRASTELDMQIPMPSVVRVWRAGCIIRSTLLDLFTNIYDQNPQLENLLLDKQIANMLKGKEAGMRAVAATAVTNRFPAGALLNALTYFDAYTSAQLPINLLQAQRDYFGAHTYQRIDQPGSFHTEWNQ; encoded by the coding sequence ATGGCAGCACAACAATTCGACTTCGGTATGATCGGCCTCGGAGTAATGGGCAGAAACCTCCTCCTGAACATGGCTGATCACGGATTTAAGGTAATCGGATTTGATAAGGACGAACAGAAGACCACCGCCTTCGAAAAAGCCGCAACCACCGGTACCACAGTAAAAGGAGTGAGCAATCTGAAAGCTATGACAGACGGGCTTTCCCTACCACGCAGGATCATGATGCTGGTTCCCGCCGGCAAACCCGTGGACGATGTGATCGAAAGTCTTCTCCCCCTGGTTCAGCCCGGCGATATCATTATCGACGGCGGCAACTCCCACTACACAGACACGCTGAGAAGGGTGCAATACCTCGCTGAAAAAGGTATCCATTTTATGGGTGTGGGCGTATCCGGAGGAGAACAGGGCGCCAGAACAGGCCCGAGTATCATGCCCGGAGGCGACCAGGAAGCGTACCCCCATGTACAACCTATGCTGGAAGCCATTTCCGCCAAATTCAAAGGAGAGCCCTGCGTTGCACACCTCGGTAAAGGCGCAGCAGGCCACTACGTGAAAATGGTCCACAATGGAATCGAATATGCCATCATGCAACTGATCTGCGAAGCCTATGACCTGCTTCACCGCGGAGCAGGCCTAAGCAATGATGAACTCCACCAGACATTCGATGCGTGGAACAAAGGCGAACTGCAATCCTTCCTCATCGAGATCACTGCAGCCATCTTCAAACAAAAAGACGATAAAACAAATAATTACCTCGTTGATATGATCCTGGACAAAGCCGGAGCCAAAGGCACCGGTAAATGGACCTCCCAGGATGCCATGGACATCGGCGTTCCCATACCCACCATCGATATGGCAGTGACTATGCGCAATATCTCCGCACTGAAATCCGAAAGGACCAATTCGGCTGCATTATTTGCTCATTCCATCACTCCCGTTACAACCGATAAAGCTACATTTGTACAGCAGGTGCATGATGCACTCTTCTTTGGTATACTCATCAGTTATACACAGGGACTGGCCATGCTGCACCGCGCTTCCACAGAGCTGGATATGCAGATCCCCATGCCTTCTGTTGTAAGAGTATGGAGAGCCGGCTGTATTATCCGTTCCACATTGCTTGACCTGTTCACGAACATTTATGATCAGAACCCTCAGCTGGAAAATTTGTTATTAGATAAACAGATTGCAAACATGCTGAAGGGCAAAGAAGCCGGAATGCGCGCCGTAGCAGCCACCGCTGTTACCAACCGCTTCCCTGCCGGCGCTCTGCTGAATGCACTCACCTACTTTGATGCTTACACCAGCGCGCAATTACCGATCAACCTGTTACAGGCTCAAAGGGATTATTTCGGGGCTCATACCTATCAGCGTATCGACCAACCCGGATCTTTCCACACTGAATGGAACCAATGA
- the zwf gene encoding glucose-6-phosphate dehydrogenase, whose product MQQHKRPPAALLFIFGGSGDLNHRKLSPALFNLFIDNWMPEKFGIVGIGRRPYTTEGYHTHLMDGIRQFSRRKEEQNGKWNDFSQHVSYLQMNAEVEEEYQKIAEIVKQKEAEFGEHPNVIFYMAVAPQLVPDIAQKLGSLNICHDTKCTRIVVEKPFGHDLESAKELNNLLSSLFNEEQIYRIDHYLGKETVQNILALRFANALFEPIWNRNYIDHIQITAAETVGAEGRGDYYERSGALRDMVQNHILQLMCMIAMEAPVSFEANEIRNKKVDVLNAIRRYSNDEVHAHAVRGQYSGGWMKGQQVPGYRQEKSVSPDSPIDTFAAVKFYIDNWRWQDVPFYVRTGKRMHEKSTIINIQFKPAPSYAFPSEAADTWRPNRLTISIQPEMDIRLRFQAKRPGQSMTLNPVDMIFNYKDAYDGDEPEAYETLLLDVMEGNQTLFMRSDQVEAAWKIIMPILETWESRSPVDFPNYAPDSWGPEDAEALIARDGKNWVTLPQPHKD is encoded by the coding sequence ATGCAACAACATAAAAGGCCACCGGCAGCACTATTATTCATCTTCGGTGGCAGTGGCGATCTCAATCACAGAAAGCTTTCCCCGGCTCTCTTCAATCTTTTTATCGATAACTGGATGCCCGAGAAATTCGGCATCGTAGGGATCGGAAGAAGACCCTACACTACCGAAGGTTACCATACACATCTGATGGATGGCATACGCCAGTTCTCCCGCCGCAAGGAAGAACAGAATGGTAAGTGGAATGATTTCTCTCAGCATGTATCTTACCTCCAGATGAATGCTGAAGTAGAAGAAGAGTACCAGAAGATCGCCGAGATCGTGAAACAGAAAGAAGCTGAATTTGGAGAACACCCCAATGTGATCTTCTATATGGCCGTGGCCCCGCAACTGGTGCCTGATATCGCTCAGAAACTCGGCTCCCTCAATATTTGCCATGATACCAAGTGCACCCGCATTGTGGTAGAAAAACCATTTGGTCATGATCTGGAAAGTGCAAAGGAGCTCAACAATCTGCTCTCTTCACTCTTCAACGAAGAACAGATCTACCGCATAGACCATTATCTCGGAAAAGAAACAGTTCAGAATATCCTCGCCCTGCGTTTCGCCAATGCGCTCTTCGAACCCATCTGGAACCGCAATTATATCGACCATATCCAGATCACTGCGGCTGAAACCGTAGGCGCTGAAGGTCGTGGCGATTATTACGAACGCTCCGGGGCGCTCCGCGACATGGTGCAGAACCATATCCTGCAGCTCATGTGTATGATCGCGATGGAAGCACCCGTGTCTTTCGAGGCCAATGAGATCCGTAACAAAAAAGTGGATGTTCTCAACGCCATCAGGAGATATTCTAACGATGAAGTACATGCGCATGCAGTACGCGGCCAGTACTCCGGCGGCTGGATGAAAGGACAACAGGTTCCCGGCTATCGTCAGGAAAAAAGTGTTAGTCCTGATTCGCCCATCGACACTTTTGCCGCTGTTAAATTCTATATCGATAACTGGAGATGGCAGGATGTGCCCTTCTACGTGCGTACAGGAAAACGCATGCACGAAAAATCCACCATCATCAACATACAATTCAAGCCCGCGCCATCTTATGCCTTCCCTTCCGAAGCAGCAGATACCTGGCGCCCCAACAGGCTTACCATCAGCATTCAGCCCGAAATGGATATCCGTCTGCGCTTCCAGGCAAAACGCCCCGGACAGAGCATGACCCTCAATCCCGTGGATATGATCTTCAATTACAAAGACGCTTATGATGGCGACGAACCGGAAGCATACGAAACGCTGCTGCTGGATGTAATGGAAGGAAACCAAACCCTTTTCATGCGCTCAGACCAGGTGGAAGCTGCCTGGAAGATCATCATGCCCATCCTCGAAACATGGGAAAGCAGATCACCCGTTGATTTCCCCAACTATGCACCAGACAGCTGGGGACCTGAAGACGCAGAAGCGCTCATCGCACGCGATGGCAAGAACTGGGTAACACTTCCTCAACCACACAAGGATTAA
- the pgl gene encoding 6-phosphogluconolactonase has product MLHIYKDANEVSHQLAEWITSLIERTLQNQDGFTWVLTGGNSPKQLYELLSTSPYRERIQWEKLHFFWGDERAVPFEDSRNNARMTFEALLNKVPVKKEQVHIMQTDLAADAAAFAYEKILHTYFPSGNQTFDLVLNGMGDDAHTLSLFPGSPAIKEQEAWVTSFWLEAQDMYRITLTAPVVNLAKSVVFLTFGANKANALQHVLEGPENIELYPSQLIQPQSGELHWFVDEAAAGGLKDKTSGNQS; this is encoded by the coding sequence ATGCTGCACATTTATAAAGATGCGAATGAAGTGAGTCATCAACTCGCTGAATGGATCACGAGCCTCATCGAAAGAACCCTGCAGAACCAGGATGGTTTTACCTGGGTGCTCACCGGCGGCAACTCGCCCAAGCAATTGTACGAACTGCTGTCAACAAGCCCTTACCGTGAACGCATCCAATGGGAGAAGCTGCATTTTTTCTGGGGCGATGAAAGAGCAGTGCCGTTTGAAGACAGTCGCAATAACGCACGTATGACCTTCGAAGCGCTGCTGAATAAAGTGCCTGTGAAAAAAGAACAGGTTCATATCATGCAAACGGATCTCGCGGCAGATGCAGCAGCCTTTGCCTATGAAAAGATCCTGCATACATATTTTCCCTCAGGGAATCAAACCTTCGATCTCGTATTGAATGGAATGGGAGATGATGCGCATACGCTCAGCCTTTTCCCCGGATCACCTGCTATCAAAGAACAGGAAGCATGGGTAACATCTTTCTGGCTTGAGGCGCAGGATATGTATCGTATCACGCTTACAGCACCGGTAGTGAACCTCGCGAAGAGCGTAGTGTTCCTGACTTTTGGGGCAAACAAAGCAAACGCATTGCAGCATGTGCTGGAAGGACCGGAGAATATTGAGTTGTATCCTTCCCAATTGATACAACCACAGTCAGGCGAACTGCATTGGTTTGTGGATGAAGCGGCGGCAGGTGGATTGAAAGACAAAACTTCCGGGAATCAATCATAA